The genomic stretch GAGCGGGAGTGAACCTGGGACTCGCCGCCCGCCCTTGGAGATCGCGCGTACCCTCCTGAGGCCCGATGGCGCGACGCTGGCCTACCGGCTCTGGCGGCCGGGCCGGCCGCGTCGGCTGATCGTCCTGATACACGGACTCGCCAGCAACCTCACGCGCTGGGCCGAGTTCGTGGCGACGACGCGGCTCCGCGAATCCTGGGACCTCCTGAGGTTGGATCTCCGGGGGTTCGGGGGCTCGCTCTATCGGGGCCGCGTGGGGCTCGACGAGTGGTGCCGGGACCTGGCGGCGATCCTCGATGCCGAGGGGCCGCCGCGGGCGGTACTGGTAGGGCACTGCCTGGGGGCGAACGTGGCGCTCCACTTCGCGGCCCGCTACCCCGCGGCGACCCTAGGCCTGGTGCTGATCGAGCCGATGTTCCGCCAGGCGCTGACGGGTTCCCTGCGCCGGGCCACGCGGCTCCGCCCGCTGATGGCTGCGCTGGTGCAACTGGTTCGCGGCTTCAATACGCTCGGCCTGCACCGGCGACG from Candidatus Methylomirabilota bacterium encodes the following:
- a CDS encoding alpha/beta hydrolase; protein product: MEIARTLLRPDGATLAYRLWRPGRPRRLIVLIHGLASNLTRWAEFVATTRLRESWDLLRLDLRGFGGSLYRGRVGLDEWCRDLAAILDAEGPPRAVLVGHCLGANVALHFAARYPAATLGLVLIEPMFRQALTGSLRRATRLRPLMAALVQLVRGFNTLGLHRRRLETLDLQQLDRDARAAIAAAGPEAFPEARYGSPLEDLKSAPTAVYLAGLLALTEPLPDLSVIRTPALALLSRGGRFGDPAVTARILADLPRCETRMLEARHWIPTECPIEMRQAIEAWCDRLLASDAPDARTPGP